From one Streptococcus pneumoniae genomic stretch:
- a CDS encoding PolC-type DNA polymerase III → MTDKFQLLMNQLDMPLDMRKSSAFLHAEIEQVLVHKVSRVWEFRFVFAEILPIELFKELRERLKEQFSKTGNKAVFSIRARNNEVSSSLLQAYYREAFLEGPCASQGFRSLYQDLEVRLDAGKLLIEGPSTIDTEHFRKTHLPNLSKQLEQFGFPHLVCQVVANDQLTQQQVEAFEAEKEKIEKAANEEALEALAALEKMAPPVEEKPVFTQESSYRRPAAPKLDKAEITPMNEVETEENRIVFEGLVFDVEQKVTRTGRVLILFKMTDYTSSFVLQKWVKNEEEAKKFDMIKKNSWLRVRGNIEMNNFIRDLTMNVQDIQEVVHYERKDLMPEGEKRVEFHAHTNMSMMDALPEVEEIVATAAKWGHKAVAITDHGNVQSFPHGYKAAKKAGIQLIYGMEANIVEDRVPITYHEVDMELNEATYVVFDVETTGLSAVYNKLIQVAASKMYKGNVIAEFDEFINPGHPLSAFTTDLTGITDDHVRNAKPLEEVLRMFQEFCEGCVLVAHNATFDVGFMNVNYERHGLPIITQPVIDTLEFARNLYPDFKRHGLGPLTKRFQVALEHHHMANYDAEATGRLLFIFLRDVAEKHGVTNLKDLNTDLVDENSYKKARVKHATIYVKNQTGLKNIFKLVSLSNTKYFEGVPRIPRTVLDQYREGLILGSACSEGEVFDAVVSKGVDAAVEVAKYYDFIEVMPPAIYAPLIAKEQIKDEEEVHTIIKSLIEVAERLDKPVLATGNVHYIEPEEEIYREIIVRSLGQGATINWTIGHGENAQPAPLPKAHFRTTNEMLDEFAFLGEELARKIVITNPNDLADTFEPIEVVKGDLYTPFIDKAEETVAELTYQKAFEIYGNPLPDIVDLRIEKELTSILGNGFAVIYLASQMLVQRSNERGYLVGSRGSVGSSFVATMIGITEVNPLSPHYVCKHCQYSEFITDGSYGSGFDMPNKNCPNCGELLSKNGQDIPFETFLGFDGDKVPDIDLNFSGEDQPSAHLDVRDIFGSEYAFRAGTVGTVAAKTAYGFVKGYERDYNKFYRDAEVERLAQGAAGVKRTTGQHPGGIVVIPNYMDVYDFTPVQYPADDVTAEWQTTHFNFHDIDENVLKLDVLGHDDPTMIRKLQDLSGIDPNEIPMDDEGVMALFSGTEVLGVTPEQIGTPTGMLGIPEFGTNFVRGMVDETHPTTFAELLQLSGLSHGTDVWLGNAQDLIKQGIADLSTVIGCRDDIMVYLMHAGLPPKMAFNIMERVRKGLWLKISEEERNGYIAAMKENKVPEWYIESCGKIKYMFPKAHAAAYVMMALRVAYFKVHHPIYYYCAYFSIRAKAFDVKTMGSGLEAVKRRMEEIAEKRKNNEASNVEIDLYTTLEIVNEMLERGFHFGKIDLYRSHATEFLIEGDTLIPPFSAMDGLGENVARQLVRAREEGEFLSKTELRKRGGLSVTLVEKMDDMGILGDMPEDNQLSLFDDFF, encoded by the coding sequence ATGACAGATAAGTTTCAATTACTCATGAACCAGCTGGATATGCCACTTGATATGCGCAAATCAAGTGCCTTTTTGCATGCGGAGATTGAGCAAGTCTTGGTGCATAAGGTCAGTCGGGTTTGGGAGTTTCGCTTTGTTTTTGCAGAAATTCTGCCGATTGAGCTGTTTAAAGAGCTGAGGGAGCGATTGAAGGAGCAATTTTCAAAGACGGGCAACAAGGCAGTTTTTTCTATCCGAGCAAGGAACAATGAGGTTTCCTCAAGCTTGTTGCAAGCCTACTACCGTGAAGCTTTTTTGGAAGGTCCTTGTGCGAGTCAGGGATTTCGGAGTCTCTATCAGGATTTAGAGGTTCGTTTAGATGCGGGCAAGCTCTTGATTGAGGGGCCATCAACTATTGATACGGAACATTTTAGAAAGACGCACTTGCCAAATCTTTCTAAGCAATTAGAGCAATTTGGTTTTCCACATTTGGTTTGTCAAGTAGTGGCAAATGATCAGTTGACTCAGCAGCAGGTGGAGGCGTTTGAAGCTGAGAAAGAAAAGATTGAAAAGGCAGCCAATGAAGAGGCTCTTGAAGCTTTAGCTGCTCTGGAGAAAATGGCTCCACCAGTGGAAGAAAAGCCTGTCTTTACACAGGAGTCTAGCTATCGCAGACCTGCAGCGCCTAAGCTTGACAAGGCGGAGATTACGCCGATGAATGAGGTAGAAACAGAGGAAAATCGGATTGTTTTTGAGGGCTTGGTTTTTGATGTGGAACAAAAAGTCACTCGGACTGGGCGTGTATTGATTCTCTTTAAGATGACGGATTACACCTCTAGCTTTGTTCTCCAAAAATGGGTTAAAAATGAAGAAGAAGCCAAGAAATTTGACATGATCAAGAAAAATTCTTGGCTGCGCGTGCGGGGAAATATTGAGATGAATAATTTCATCCGTGATTTGACCATGAATGTGCAGGATATACAAGAAGTTGTCCATTATGAACGCAAGGATCTCATGCCTGAGGGAGAAAAGCGGGTCGAATTTCATGCTCATACCAATATGTCTATGATGGATGCCCTTCCTGAGGTCGAAGAGATTGTGGCGACAGCTGCTAAGTGGGGTCATAAGGCGGTGGCCATTACAGACCACGGCAATGTGCAGAGTTTTCCGCATGGCTACAAGGCAGCGAAAAAGGCAGGAATTCAGCTGATTTATGGGATGGAGGCCAACATCGTTGAGGATCGAGTGCCGATTACCTATCATGAAGTGGATATGGAGCTAAATGAAGCGACCTATGTAGTCTTTGACGTGGAGACGACAGGACTTTCTGCCGTGTATAATAAACTCATCCAAGTCGCTGCCAGCAAGATGTATAAGGGGAATGTCATTGCTGAGTTTGATGAATTTATCAACCCAGGTCATCCTTTAAGTGCCTTTACGACGGATTTGACAGGAATTACAGATGATCATGTGAGAAATGCAAAGCCGCTGGAAGAAGTGCTTAGGATGTTCCAAGAGTTCTGCGAGGGCTGTGTCCTTGTTGCCCACAATGCGACCTTTGACGTGGGCTTTATGAATGTCAATTATGAACGTCATGGTTTGCCGATTATCACCCAGCCAGTCATTGATACCTTGGAATTTGCTAGAAATCTTTATCCGGACTTTAAGCGTCATGGTTTGGGACCGTTGACCAAGCGTTTCCAAGTGGCTCTGGAACATCACCACATGGCAAACTACGATGCCGAGGCCACAGGACGCCTGCTCTTTATCTTTTTACGCGATGTAGCAGAAAAGCATGGGGTGACCAACCTTAAAGATTTGAATACGGATCTGGTTGATGAAAATTCTTACAAAAAAGCGCGGGTCAAGCATGCGACGATTTATGTGAAAAATCAGACGGGCTTAAAAAATATCTTCAAATTAGTCAGCTTGTCGAATACCAAGTATTTTGAGGGAGTGCCACGGATTCCACGGACGGTGCTAGATCAGTATCGCGAGGGCTTGATTTTGGGCTCTGCTTGCTCAGAAGGAGAAGTCTTTGATGCGGTTGTGTCAAAAGGGGTGGATGCGGCTGTTGAGGTGGCGAAATATTACGATTTTATCGAGGTGATGCCACCTGCTATCTATGCTCCCTTGATTGCCAAGGAGCAGATTAAGGATGAGGAAGAAGTTCATACGATTATCAAGAGCTTGATTGAGGTGGCTGAGCGTCTCGATAAGCCCGTTCTTGCAACAGGAAATGTCCACTATATCGAGCCAGAAGAAGAGATTTATCGAGAAATCATCGTACGCAGTCTCGGTCAAGGGGCTACGATTAACTGGACCATTGGGCATGGGGAAAATGCGCAGCCAGCGCCCTTGCCCAAAGCACATTTCCGTACGACCAATGAAATGTTGGATGAATTTGCCTTTTTAGGGGAGGAGTTGGCACGCAAGATTGTCATCACCAATCCGAATGATTTGGCGGATACATTTGAGCCGATTGAGGTGGTGAAAGGCGATCTTTATACGCCATTTATCGACAAGGCTGAGGAGACAGTTGCTGAGTTGACCTATCAAAAAGCTTTTGAAATCTATGGAAATCCCTTGCCTGATATTGTGGATTTGCGGATTGAAAAGGAATTGACTTCGATTTTGGGGAATGGCTTTGCCGTGATTTATCTGGCTTCTCAGATGTTAGTGCAGCGCTCCAATGAACGAGGGTACTTGGTCGGCTCACGCGGATCTGTCGGATCTAGCTTTGTAGCGACCATGATTGGGATTACTGAGGTAAATCCACTCTCTCCGCACTATGTCTGCAAGCATTGCCAATATAGTGAGTTCATCACAGATGGTTCTTACGGTTCAGGATTTGATATGCCAAATAAAAACTGTCCAAACTGTGGCGAGCTCCTTTCTAAAAATGGGCAGGATATTCCCTTTGAGACCTTCCTTGGGTTTGATGGGGACAAGGTACCAGATATTGACTTGAACTTTTCAGGGGAGGATCAGCCAAGTGCTCACTTGGATGTTCGAGATATTTTTGGGAGTGAGTATGCCTTTCGGGCGGGTACGGTCGGTACAGTTGCGGCAAAGACGGCTTATGGCTTTGTCAAGGGTTATGAGCGTGATTATAATAAATTCTACCGTGATGCTGAGGTTGAGCGTTTGGCACAAGGCGCGGCAGGTGTCAAGCGGACCACTGGTCAGCACCCAGGGGGGATCGTTGTTATTCCAAACTATATGGATGTTTATGATTTTACGCCTGTCCAGTATCCGGCTGATGATGTGACAGCCGAGTGGCAAACGACTCACTTTAACTTCCATGATATTGATGAAAATGTCTTGAAACTCGATGTCCTTGGACACGATGACCCGACCATGATTCGAAAGCTTCAAGACCTATCGGGCATTGACCCTAATGAAATCCCTATGGATGATGAGGGAGTAATGGCTCTCTTTTCTGGAACGGAAGTTCTAGGCGTGACGCCTGAACAAATCGGCACACCGACAGGGATGCTTGGGATTCCAGAGTTTGGAACCAACTTCGTTCGAGGAATGGTGGATGAGACCCATCCAACAACCTTTGCAGAATTACTCCAGCTCTCTGGGCTTTCTCACGGAACCGATGTCTGGCTGGGGAATGCACAGGATTTAATCAAGCAGGGAATTGCTGACCTATCGACCGTTATCGGTTGTCGGGACGACATTATGGTTTATCTCATGCATGCGGGATTGCCTCCGAAAATGGCCTTTAATATCATGGAGAGGGTGCGTAAAGGCTTGTGGCTCAAGATTTCTGAGGAAGAGCGCAATGGCTATATTGCTGCTATGAAGGAAAACAAGGTGCCAGAATGGTACATTGAATCCTGTGGAAAAATCAAGTACATGTTCCCCAAAGCCCATGCGGCAGCCTATGTTATGATGGCTTTACGGGTGGCTTATTTCAAGGTTCATCATCCGATTTACTATTATTGTGCTTATTTCTCCATTCGTGCCAAAGCCTTTGATGTCAAGACCATGGGAAGTGGACTTGAGGCTGTTAAGCGCAGGATGGAAGAGATTGCTGAAAAACGCAAGAACAATGAAGCAAGTAATGTCGAGATTGACCTCTACACCACTCTTGAAATTGTCAATGAGATGTTAGAGCGGGGATTTCATTTTGGAAAAATTGATCTCTATCGCAGTCATGCCACAGAGTTCTTGATTGAGGGAGATACCTTGATTCCACCATTTTCTGCCATGGATGGTCTGGGTGAAAACGTAGCCCGTCAGTTGGTACGCGCAAGAGAAGAAGGGGAGTTCCTTTCAAAAACAGAGTTGAGAAAACGAGGTGGCTTATCTGTAACCCTTGTGGAAAAAATGGATGATATGGGGATTTTAGGGGATATGCCAGAGGATAATCAGCTCAGTCTATTTGATGATTTTTTCTAG
- a CDS encoding LemA family protein: MKKNNPFIILLSFLGIFILAAFVWMMIFSTFTPAGFPEDQTWEPFPYAIPSFAMVTTVILTLSLQYNQLRFLEQRLENSKSNIAVYEERNKKLLDKANRFVDKHQDREKETIVDVAKVSGKEYQKEVRHHLKGSTIESSAEFGQFLDEMPDLLANKNVERLLQEIFDTENNLAQFRFAYNQDVENFNVQLHEFPTNIVAKLCKIKPKEYYILSVDEEFTDEMLGI, from the coding sequence ATGAAAAAGAATAATCCTTTTATCATTTTATTAAGTTTTTTAGGAATATTTATTTTAGCTGCTTTTGTTTGGATGATGATCTTTAGCACGTTTACACCAGCTGGATTTCCAGAAGATCAGACTTGGGAGCCATTTCCCTATGCAATTCCTAGTTTTGCAATGGTGACAACCGTCATCTTGACCTTGAGTTTGCAGTACAATCAACTACGTTTTTTAGAGCAGCGTTTGGAAAATAGCAAGAGTAATATCGCTGTTTATGAAGAGCGTAACAAGAAACTTTTAGACAAGGCCAATCGCTTTGTTGATAAGCATCAAGATCGTGAAAAAGAAACGATAGTGGATGTAGCTAAGGTTTCGGGCAAGGAATATCAAAAAGAAGTTAGACATCACCTGAAAGGTTCAACGATTGAATCATCAGCAGAATTTGGTCAATTTTTAGATGAAATGCCAGATTTGTTAGCGAATAAAAATGTGGAGCGTTTGCTGCAAGAAATTTTTGATACAGAAAATAACCTGGCTCAATTCCGCTTTGCTTATAACCAAGATGTGGAAAACTTCAATGTACAGTTGCATGAATTTCCGACAAACATCGTTGCAAAATTGTGCAAGATAAAACCGAAAGAGTACTATATCCTTTCTGTGGATGAAGAATTCACAGATGAAATGTTGGGTATTTAA
- a CDS encoding aminopeptidase: MVLPNFKENLAKYAKLLISNGINVQDGHTVVLSIDVDQAELARLLVKEAYAHGAHEVIIQWTDDVVNRENMLHKPLERLENVPDYRIAEMNYWMDKKASRLGVRSADPDALAGVDADKLAKATRAMSLAYKPLSIATQANKVSWTVAAAAGTAWAKKVFPNVTSDEEAVDLLWDQIFKTCRVYEEDPVAAWKAHEETLSAKAKILNEEQFDALHYTAPGTDLTLGMPKNHVWESAGSLNAQGEYFIANMPTEEVFSAPDYRRADGYVTSTKPLSYNGNIIEGIKVTFKDGEIVDVTAEKGDEVMKKLVFENAGARSLGEVALVPDKSPISQSGITFFNTLFDENASNHLAIGAAYATSVKGGENFGSEEALKEAGLNRSDVHVDFMIGSNQMNVDGIRADGTVVPIFRNGDWAI; the protein is encoded by the coding sequence ATGGTATTACCAAATTTTAAAGAAAACTTAGCAAAATATGCAAAACTATTGATTTCTAATGGCATCAATGTCCAAGACGGTCACACAGTGGTCTTGTCTATTGATGTGGATCAAGCCGAATTGGCACGTCTTTTGGTCAAGGAAGCCTATGCTCACGGAGCCCATGAAGTTATCATTCAGTGGACGGATGATGTGGTTAATCGTGAAAATATGCTGCATAAACCGTTAGAACGTTTAGAAAATGTTCCAGATTACCGTATTGCTGAGATGAATTACTGGATGGATAAAAAAGCGAGTCGCTTAGGTGTTCGCTCGGCAGATCCAGATGCTCTTGCAGGAGTGGATGCGGATAAATTAGCCAAGGCAACGCGTGCTATGAGCCTTGCTTATAAACCACTCAGCATCGCTACGCAAGCCAATAAAGTGAGCTGGACAGTGGCTGCAGCTGCAGGAACAGCGTGGGCAAAGAAAGTCTTTCCAAATGTGACTTCAGACGAAGAAGCTGTGGATTTGCTTTGGGATCAGATCTTCAAAACCTGTCGTGTCTACGAAGAAGATCCGGTCGCTGCTTGGAAGGCACACGAAGAAACCTTGAGTGCCAAAGCTAAGATTTTGAATGAAGAGCAGTTTGACGCCCTCCACTATACCGCACCAGGAACGGACTTGACCCTTGGCATGCCGAAAAATCATGTCTGGGAAAGCGCAGGCAGCCTTAATGCTCAAGGGGAGTATTTCATTGCCAATATGCCGACAGAAGAGGTCTTTTCAGCACCAGACTATCGTCGTGCCGATGGTTATGTTACCTCAACCAAGCCACTTAGCTACAACGGCAACATTATCGAAGGAATTAAAGTAACCTTTAAAGATGGTGAAATCGTCGATGTGACTGCAGAAAAAGGCGATGAAGTGATGAAAAAATTAGTCTTTGAAAATGCAGGGGCAAGAAGTCTTGGGGAAGTAGCTTTGGTACCTGATAAGAGTCCAATTTCGCAATCAGGAATTACCTTCTTTAATACCTTATTTGATGAAAATGCGTCCAATCACTTGGCGATTGGGGCTGCTTATGCGACCAGTGTCAAAGGTGGAGAAAATTTTGGCAGTGAAGAAGCCTTAAAAGAAGCTGGGCTCAATCGTTCAGATGTCCATGTGGATTTCATGATTGGCTCGAATCAGATGAATGTGGATGGTATTCGTGCGGATGGAACGGTTGTTCCAATCTTTAGAAATGGCGATTGGGCGATTTAG
- a CDS encoding GlsB/YeaQ/YmgE family stress response membrane protein, translating into MIGSMLIGWLIAFLAAAITNRGERMGCIGKILLGWAGAWIGQLLFGYWGPQVVGTAVVPSILGAMLLLAIFWRRDS; encoded by the coding sequence ATGATTGGAAGTATGTTGATTGGGTGGTTGATTGCCTTTTTGGCAGCTGCCATTACCAATCGTGGAGAACGCATGGGCTGTATTGGAAAAATCCTGCTCGGTTGGGCAGGGGCTTGGATCGGTCAGCTTCTATTTGGTTACTGGGGGCCACAAGTGGTAGGTACAGCCGTTGTGCCATCGATTTTAGGCGCTATGTTATTGCTTGCTATCTTTTGGAGAAGAGATAGTTAA
- a CDS encoding NUDIX domain-containing protein, which produces MDESILFMKQDSKKPSYPNYFDATASESALLNDSSEIVILREVREETGIQLEARQLVYHHHFVAHEDQCIFNLYWATVDCNKDSITLQEDETTDYIWVSRAELAAFLENTLVIPRQKEYLERLFLKEK; this is translated from the coding sequence ATGGATGAAAGTATCCTTTTTATGAAACAAGATAGCAAGAAACCCTCTTATCCTAACTATTTTGACGCAACAGCTAGCGAATCTGCTCTGCTTAATGACAGTTCTGAGATAGTGATTCTCCGTGAAGTGCGTGAAGAAACTGGCATCCAGCTAGAGGCTCGTCAGCTCGTTTACCACCACCACTTTGTCGCACACGAAGACCAGTGCATCTTTAACCTCTACTGGGCAACAGTCGATTGCAACAAAGACAGCATTACCCTCCAAGAAGACGAAACGACTGACTACATCTGGGTGTCACGCGCAGAGCTAGCTGCATTTCTCGAAAACACTCTCGTCATCCCACGGCAAAAAGAATATCTCGAGCGCTTGTTTTTAAAAGAAAAATAA
- the dapD gene encoding 2,3,4,5-tetrahydropyridine-2,6-dicarboxylate N-acetyltransferase, producing the protein MSATKMTAQEIIQFIADAKKKTRVKVTFEGELAQPVPETVTKLGNVLFGDWAEIEPLLVSLTENKDYVVEQDARNSAVPLLDKRAINARIEPGAIIRDQVEIGDNAVIMMGAVINIGAEIGSGTMIDMGAILGGRAIVGKNSHVGAGAVLAGVIEPASAEPVRVGDNVLIGANAVVIEGVQIGSGSVVAAGAIVTQDVPENVVVAGVPARIIKEIDEKTQQKTALEDALRTL; encoded by the coding sequence ATGTCAGCAACGAAAATGACCGCACAGGAAATTATCCAATTTATCGCAGATGCGAAAAAGAAAACAAGAGTGAAAGTGACCTTTGAAGGTGAATTAGCACAGCCAGTGCCAGAAACAGTGACTAAGCTCGGCAATGTCCTTTTTGGAGATTGGGCAGAAATTGAGCCTCTTCTTGTATCACTCACAGAAAATAAAGACTATGTCGTGGAGCAAGATGCTAGAAATTCAGCAGTGCCATTACTGGATAAGCGGGCGATTAACGCTCGAATTGAGCCAGGGGCAATTATTCGTGACCAAGTGGAAATTGGGGATAATGCCGTGATTATGATGGGTGCTGTGATCAATATCGGCGCTGAGATTGGTAGCGGAACCATGATTGATATGGGGGCTATTCTTGGTGGTCGTGCGATTGTTGGAAAAAATAGCCATGTAGGAGCAGGGGCTGTTTTGGCAGGTGTGATTGAGCCAGCCAGTGCCGAGCCTGTTCGTGTCGGTGACAATGTCTTGATTGGTGCCAATGCCGTAGTGATTGAGGGCGTGCAAATCGGTAGCGGCTCTGTCGTAGCAGCGGGGGCAATCGTGACCCAAGACGTTCCTGAAAATGTCGTGGTAGCAGGAGTGCCAGCTCGTATTATCAAGGAAATCGATGAGAAAACCCAGCAAAAAACAGCTCTTGAAGACGCTCTTCGGACTCTTTAG
- a CDS encoding N-acetyldiaminopimelate deacetylase gives MLDVEQIRRDLHQIPEIGLEEFKTHAYLMQVIERLTSGLDFVEIRTWRTGILVFIKGSSPSKTIGWRTDIDGLPIVEDTGLPFSSQHEGRMHACGHDMHMSIALGLLEKLVSKQPKNNLLFLFQPAEENEAGGMLMYEDGAFGDWLPDEFYALHVRPDLKVGDIATNRGTLFAGTCEVKLTFTGKGGHAAFPHEANDALVAASYFITQVQTIVSRNVDPIEGAVVTFGAMHAGVTNNVIAETAFLHGTIRTLTMEMNRLTQDRIRSIAEGIAKSFEVDLDLELKQGGYLPVENHAGLADQLMTFFEEEEGVNLIDCLPAMTGEDFGYLLNKVDGVMFWLGIDSPYALHHPKMTPDEAALPFAVEKIGKFLQMKSEE, from the coding sequence ATGTTAGATGTAGAACAAATCCGCCGTGATCTTCACCAGATCCCTGAGATTGGCTTAGAGGAGTTTAAGACGCATGCCTATCTCATGCAGGTGATTGAGCGTTTAACTAGTGGGCTTGATTTTGTGGAAATCAGGACTTGGCGGACAGGAATTTTAGTCTTTATCAAGGGAAGTAGCCCAAGTAAGACCATTGGATGGCGGACAGATATTGATGGTTTGCCGATTGTAGAAGATACTGGCTTGCCTTTTTCGAGTCAGCATGAGGGTCGTATGCACGCTTGTGGGCATGATATGCATATGAGTATTGCCTTAGGTTTGCTAGAAAAGCTCGTCTCAAAACAACCTAAGAATAATCTCCTCTTTCTTTTTCAGCCAGCGGAGGAAAATGAAGCTGGGGGTATGCTCATGTATGAAGATGGAGCATTTGGAGATTGGTTACCAGATGAGTTTTATGCGTTACATGTACGTCCAGATTTAAAAGTTGGCGATATTGCGACCAATCGTGGGACTCTATTTGCAGGGACTTGCGAGGTTAAATTGACCTTCACTGGAAAAGGGGGACACGCTGCCTTTCCACATGAGGCAAATGACGCTTTGGTAGCTGCGAGTTATTTTATCACTCAAGTGCAAACCATTGTGAGCCGCAATGTCGATCCTATCGAGGGAGCTGTGGTGACTTTTGGTGCCATGCATGCAGGTGTGACCAATAATGTCATTGCAGAAACGGCTTTTTTACACGGTACGATTCGGACGCTGACCATGGAGATGAACCGTTTGACCCAAGATCGAATCCGTTCGATTGCGGAAGGAATTGCTAAGTCATTTGAAGTAGACCTTGACTTGGAGTTGAAACAAGGAGGCTATCTTCCTGTGGAAAACCATGCAGGACTCGCAGATCAGTTGATGACCTTCTTTGAGGAGGAAGAGGGGGTTAACTTGATTGATTGCCTACCTGCCATGACCGGAGAAGACTTTGGTTATTTGTTAAACAAGGTAGATGGAGTCATGTTTTGGCTAGGAATCGACAGTCCCTACGCTCTTCATCATCCAAAGATGACGCCGGATGAAGCAGCTCTGCCATTTGCTGTGGAAAAGATCGGGAAATTTTTACAGATGAAAAGTGAGGAATAG
- a CDS encoding 5-formyltetrahydrofolate cyclo-ligase, with translation MKKGLRQEVLQKMEEFLGAEKARADEWLMKQILASPAYQEAEVLATYLSFPHEVATIPLIEKALQDGKRVVIPKTYPQGRMIFVDYEPDQLISTSFGLLEPKSELAVEKLLIDVIHVPGLVFTRQGYRIGYGGGYYDRYLADYDGVTMSTIYDFQEREFEPAFYDIQIEKVYRYEQNMG, from the coding sequence ATGAAAAAGGGATTAAGACAAGAAGTCTTACAAAAGATGGAAGAGTTTTTAGGAGCTGAAAAGGCGCGTGCGGATGAGTGGTTAATGAAACAAATCTTGGCGAGTCCTGCTTATCAAGAAGCAGAGGTTCTTGCGACTTACTTGTCTTTTCCGCACGAGGTAGCGACGATTCCTTTGATTGAGAAAGCCTTACAAGACGGAAAGCGTGTGGTGATTCCAAAGACCTATCCACAGGGACGAATGATCTTTGTGGATTACGAACCTGATCAGTTGATTTCTACGTCTTTTGGTTTGTTAGAGCCTAAAAGCGAGCTTGCAGTTGAGAAATTGCTGATTGATGTAATCCATGTTCCTGGGCTTGTGTTTACAAGGCAAGGGTATCGAATTGGCTATGGTGGGGGCTATTATGATCGCTATTTAGCGGATTATGATGGTGTCACGATGAGCACGATTTATGACTTTCAAGAAAGGGAATTTGAGCCAGCTTTTTATGATATTCAGATAGAAAAGGTATATAGATATGAACAAAATATGGGATAA
- a CDS encoding rhomboid family intramembrane serine protease yields the protein MNKIWDKRYPVTSSLLVVTLLVFLAMLLTRGFAYSNAQTVFEFGGIYGDALLALPSQSWRLVSAIFVHIGFEHVILNMLTLYFIGRQAEDIFGSLKFLMLYLFSGLMGNIFVFFFTPYAVAAGASSSLFGIFGAIIMLRYAVRNPYIQQLGQSYLSLLVVNLLFSLMPGISLAGHLGGAVGGALCAVILPVRGERRAYTMKERVLALGAYLLLAGGLLVIAFSRR from the coding sequence ATGAACAAAATATGGGATAAACGTTATCCAGTAACTAGCAGTTTGCTGGTTGTGACGCTCTTGGTATTTCTAGCCATGTTACTGACTCGCGGATTTGCTTATAGCAATGCCCAGACGGTGTTTGAATTTGGAGGTATATATGGCGATGCTTTATTGGCTCTTCCAAGTCAGTCTTGGCGCTTAGTATCTGCCATTTTTGTCCACATTGGTTTTGAACATGTGATTCTCAATATGTTGACTCTTTATTTTATTGGTCGGCAGGCAGAGGACATTTTTGGTTCTCTGAAGTTTCTCATGCTCTATCTGTTTTCTGGGTTGATGGGCAATATCTTTGTCTTTTTCTTCACGCCATATGCAGTAGCAGCAGGGGCATCCAGCTCTTTGTTTGGGATTTTTGGGGCCATCATCATGCTTCGCTATGCGGTTCGCAATCCCTACATTCAGCAGTTGGGGCAATCCTATCTATCCCTTTTAGTGGTCAATTTGCTCTTTAGTCTCATGCCAGGAATTAGCTTGGCAGGTCATTTAGGGGGTGCTGTGGGCGGTGCTCTTTGTGCTGTTATTCTCCCTGTTCGTGGGGAAAGACGTGCTTATACAATGAAAGAAAGAGTCTTAGCTTTGGGAGCTTATCTGCTTTTAGCAGGAGGTTTGCTCGTTATTGCTTTTAGCCGTCGATAG